DNA sequence from the Fuscovulum ytuae genome:
GCCCGGTTTCTCCGGGGCATGGATATAAACATAGCGAATCGCGCATGTCTTGTCTGTGATCTTGTCACGCGCCCTGCGGGCAATTGCGAAAACGGGGCAAATGCCCCGGTCACCGCCCCGCCGCCCGCCGCAGGGCGGCGAGGTCACGCAGATGCACCTCGCCCCGGTCCGTGGCCACCCAGCCCGATTTGCCAAAGGCATCCAGCTTGCGCGACACCACCTCGCGCGCTGAACCGATCCGGGCGGCAATTTCGGATTGCGTGGCCCGCACCACCCCCGCCTCTGCCAGATCGAGGAGCGCGCCCGCCAGCCGCGCTTCGACCCGGCCAAAGGCCACTGCTTCCAACAACCGCGTGAGATCTGCCATCCGCTGCCCGAAAGACCGCAGCACAAAGCCGCGAAAGGCTGGATCACGATCCATCAGCCGCAGGAAAAGGGGTTTCGGGATGGTCACCACCTCTGCGTCGCTGACCGTGGCGGCGGTGCCGGAATAGGGTTCATCCCCCAAAAGGCCCAGCGTCGTCTGGATGCAGCTTTGCCCCCGCTCCACGGCGTAAAGGAGGATCTCGCGCCCCGAAGGCCCGGTCAAAAACACCTCGACCCGCCCAGACAGGACCAGTGGAAAGCCCTGTGCCCGATCCCCCGGCGCAAATAGATCCAACCCCCTTGGCAAGCCACGCCGTT
Encoded proteins:
- a CDS encoding Crp/Fnr family transcriptional regulator codes for the protein MDWMSEIGAILPETRAELAALQRRGLPRGLDLFAPGDRAQGFPLVLSGRVEVFLTGPSGREILLYAVERGQSCIQTTLGLLGDEPYSGTAATVSDAEVVTIPKPLFLRLMDRDPAFRGFVLRSFGQRMADLTRLLEAVAFGRVEARLAGALLDLAEAGVVRATQSEIAARIGSAREVVSRKLDAFGKSGWVATDRGEVHLRDLAALRRAAGR